DNA sequence from the Clostridiales bacterium genome:
CGCACCGTCGCCGACGCCTTCCCGCTCCTGTTCAGCATCGGCACGATGGGTGTCGGACTCGTCACCGTGGCCGGAGCGGCGCGCATTATCGATGGCTCGCTTACCGTAGGCGAGCTAGTCGCATTCACGAGCTACCTCTTCCTGCTCCTCCAGCCACTGTTCATTCTCGGCTTCGGAGCGCAGCAGATCGCCCGTGCGAGCGCGAGCGCCGAACGCCTCTTTGAAGTCCTCGATTCCCCTATTGACGTGGCCGAGAAACCCGGCGCGCTCGTGCTGCCGGATCCGGTCGGGCGGATCGAGTTTCGCGACGTGCATCTGCGCTATCCGGGCGATACGCGCGAGACTCTCTCGGGGGTGAGCTTCTTCGCCGAACCGGACACGGTGGTAGCGATCGTGGGCGCGACCGGATCCGGGAAGACGAGTCTCGTAAACCTCGTTCCGCGCTTCTACGACGTCACCGGCGGTGCGGTGCTCATCGACGGACGCGACGTGCGTGACGTGACGCTTGCGAGCCTGCGTAGCCGCATCGGCGTCGTCATGCAAGACTCGGTGCTCTTCTCGGGGTCGGTCCGGGACAACATCGCATACGGGCTGCCAACCGCAGATGACGCACGGATCGAAACCGCCGCGCGCGCGGCACAGGCGCACGCGTTCATCACAGCGCTTCCGGACGGCTACCACACCCGCGTGGGGGAACGGGGCATCAAGCTTTCAGGCGGTCAGCGTCAGCGCATCGCGATTGCCCGTGCGCTCATGATCGACCCGCGCATTCTCATCATGGACGACTCGACGTCGAGCGTAGACGCCGAGACGGAAGCCGCACTCCGCGCAAACTTGGACGAACTCATGGAGGGCCGCACGGTCTTCGTGGTCGCTCAGCGGCTGTCCACGGTGCGCCGAGCCGACCTCATCGTCGTGCTCGAAAACGGTCGCGTCACGGAGACCGGCACCCACTCCGAACTCCTAGCGACGAGCTGCGCATACGCCGAGATCGCCGCGAGCCAGCTCGCAGGCGCCGAGCGAGCCGACCGCTCGGCAATGGCGGGTGATGCGTGATGCCACACGGCACCTCGCTGCGCTCAATAGCCAAGTCCGAAAAGCCGCGCTCGACGCAGGAAGCGGTGCGCCGACTCCTGCGCTATCTTGTGCCGTACCGCCGCGACGCCGCGCTCTCAATCGTGTGGCTTGTCGTTGCATCCGCTGCGCTGGCCGCGCAACCGGGCCTTACCGGGCTGATTATCGATACCGCGCTCAACGCCGCCGAGACGGGCGGCGATGCCAGCGTACTCGCACTCCCTGGTGCGCTCTTGCTCGCGGCCGCGGCCGTCGGCTGGTGGGCACAGCGTGCACAGATCCTCCTGATGGGCGCCGCTGGACAGCGGGCGCTCTTCGACCTGCGCGAAGAGGTCTTCTCGACGGTACAGCGGCTCTCTGTGTCCTTCTTCGAAACGGTCGAGTCAGGCGACCTCATGAGCCGCCTCATCAACGATGTCGAGCAGGTCAACTCATTTCTTTCGCAGAGCTTCCGACGTGTGCTCGGAGCGGGCCTCGGACTCGTCGCGACCCTGACGGGCATGCTTATCGTCGACTGGCGGCTGGCACTCGCCACGCTCGTGGCCGTTCCGGTGATGCTCGGCACGACGCGCCTGTTTGGCACGAT
Encoded proteins:
- a CDS encoding ABC transporter ATP-binding protein encodes the protein MSTALLRALRFMHAYRLTAALAVLTVLAASGAGLVSPQIVRLIIDRGIAEGDMTFIAKAAGGLVLAALLGGIATFLQGFLSAKVSHGVAFDMRNAIFEKLQRLSFSYHDRASTGQLITRVTSDVDLVREFVGGGLVQAVSAVLLLIGAIVLLLAMDTVLALIAFLTLPATLAVLLLFVRRLGPMFREFQVRLSALNTVLQENVAGVRVVRAFAQEEHEATRYRAADDALLEQALTVRRTVADAFPLLFSIGTMGVGLVTVAGAARIIDGSLTVGELVAFTSYLFLLLQPLFILGFGAQQIARASASAERLFEVLDSPIDVAEKPGALVLPDPVGRIEFRDVHLRYPGDTRETLSGVSFFAEPDTVVAIVGATGSGKTSLVNLVPRFYDVTGGAVLIDGRDVRDVTLASLRSRIGVVMQDSVLFSGSVRDNIAYGLPTADDARIETAARAAQAHAFITALPDGYHTRVGERGIKLSGGQRQRIAIARALMIDPRILIMDDSTSSVDAETEAALRANLDELMEGRTVFVVAQRLSTVRRADLIVVLENGRVTETGTHSELLATSCAYAEIAASQLAGAERADRSAMAGDA